The Sorangiineae bacterium MSr11954 DNA segment CTCTCGAGCGCGAACGTGTCCGCCATCATCGTCGCGATCTTGTCCTTGATGAGCCCGAACTCACCGATGGGCCGCCCGAACGCCTTGCGCTCGCGCGCGCGCTCCACCGACAATTTGATGAGCCGCTTCGCGAGGCCGATCCCTCCGCTGGCCACCCCCAGGCGCCCGTTGTTGAGCACCTCCATGGCCACCTTGAAGCCGCGCCCCGGCTCGCCCAGCACGTTCTCGGCGGGCACCTTCACGTCGTCGAAGAACACCTCGGTCGTGGAGCTCCCCCGGATCCCCAGCTTGTGCTCGTTGGGCCCCGTACGGACCCCCATCCCCCGCTCCACCACGAACGCCGTGATGCGCGGCTTCGCCCCGTGCTCCGCCGGCGACGTGCGCGCGAACACCGTGAAAAGATCGGCGAAGCCGCCGTTGGAGATCCAGATCTTCGACCCGTTCAGGGTGTAGTACCGCCCGTCGGGGCTCTCCTCGGCGCGGGTCTGAATGGCCGCCGCGTCGCTCCCGGCGTTGGGCTCCGTCAGGGCGAAGGCCGCGACCAGTTCACCGGTGGCCAGGCGCGGAAGGTACTTCTGCTTCAGCTCCTCGCTGGCGAAGAGCAGGATGCCCTTCATGCCAATCGACTGGTGTGCGCCCAAAGTCACCGCGAGCGAGCCCTCGAGGCCGCTCACCTCCTGCATGATGCGCGCATAGCCGGTGGCGGAGAGACCGATGCCGCCGTAGTCGTTGGGCACCAGGAGACCGAAGAGCCCGAGCTCTTTGATCCCGCGCAGCACATGCTCGGGCACCATCGCCTCGCGGTCGATCTTTTGGGCGTCGACGTGCTGCGCGAAGTACTTGCGCACGCTGTCGAGCATGATGTGCAGGCTGGCCGTCTCCGCCGGCAACGGTTCGGGGTACGGCACGATCAGGTTGTCCGCGATCACACCGTGGAACAACGACTTCATGAACGACTGCTCGATCATTCGGTTCTCGCTTCGATTTTTCGTCAATCAGTTCGGTTTCGAAGAGCCCTTGCCCGACTCGCCGCTGCCGCTGCCACCCGACGTCGGCGGCTTCGAGAGCGGAGCCGCCGCCACCAGCGCACCCTTGCTCGCGCGCCGGCCGCCGGAGCGCTCGTCTTTCTCCTGCCAGGGGTACTTGATGCGGCCGTGGTACATCGCCACCAACGTATCGGCCATCTTCACGATGAGGATCTTCAGATCCTCCACCGTGAGCCCCGACTCGTCCAGCTGGCCCGTTTTCAGCTTGGTGAAGAGGATGCGCTGGATCATCTCTTCGAATTTGGCCTTTTCGGGGGGCTGAATCGTGCGGCTCGCCGCCTCGATCGAGTCGACGAGCATCAAAATGGCCGTCTCTTTGGTCTGCGGCCGCATGCCGGGGTAGCGAAAGAAATCCTCGGTGAGGTTCTTGGCATTTCCGCGCGATTTGCACTTGTGCCAGAAGTACTCGATCACCTGCGTGCCATGGTGCGTATAGGCAAACTCCACCACCGGCTCGGGGATGCCCCGATCGCGCAAAAGCTTCGTCCCCTGAACCACGTGCGCCATGATGGCGTCGGCGCTCACCTCGGGCTCCAGATCCTCGTGCGGCGAGCGCTCCCCCGGCCCCAGGTTTTCCACGAAGTACTTGGGCTGAATCGTCTTTCCCAGGTCGTGGTAGTAGGCGCCCACCCGCGTGAGGAGCGCATCGGCCCCGATGGCCGCCGCCGCCGCCTCGGCCAGGTTGGCCATGGCCCGCGCATGCTCCCAGGAGCCCGGCGCCTCCTCGGCCATCTTGCGCAAAAGCGGGTGCTCCAAGTCGGTCAGATCCATCAGCCGATCGCGCCCCACGCTGCCCACCGCCCGAACGGCGGTCTGACGCAAAAGGTGCGCGAGGATGCCCGCCAGCAAGCCGCCGCCCACGATGCCCAGCACCGGCGACTCCAGCCCGATGTAGAGCTCCCGCTCGGGGGAGAATCGCCCTTCGAACACCGTCATGATGGCCGCGTACATGGTGGCCGCGATCAAGCCGCCGCCCAGGCCCGAGAGCATCATTTGCCGCGGGTGCTTGCGGTTCAGAAAGAGCAGGCTCGCGGCGAGGCCCCGCGTGACCAGCACCGCCAGAAAGGGGAGGTCGAAGAGCAGCAGGGCCGAGGCCATGAAGCCCATCATCATGTTGATGAGGAACGCCGTCCGCCGCTCGAAGGCGAAGGTGCACCAGAGTGGGACCGTGGCAACGGGAATCCAAAATTCGCTCAGCGGCGTAAAGACCAGGATCGTCTTGGCGACGATGAAGGCGGCCGCCATGGTCCCAAAAAGGCCCAGCTGGGTGCGCAAGAGCCGCGTGCGTGTCGGTCCGAAGCGGCGAAGGTAGGCGGAGACCAGCAAAAGCAAGGTCAGATGAATGATGAACATCGCCGCCGTGCGAATCGTGCGCGCGGGGCGGCGGGTCATCTCGAACGCGTAGCCGATGCGGTGCAGATCGTTGGTGCCGTCGAGCACCGTTCCGCGCGGGATGATGACGCGCGCGTGCTCGTAGGCGATGAGCGACGCGGCGTCTTCGACGGCGGGCGCGTTTTTTTGGATGAACGACGCGTACGGAACGCGGATGGTCGTCGGTGTGGGGGCGCCGAAACGCGGGGCGAGCTGGGGGATCAACGCATCGCCAACCTGCGCGAACGTGATGATTACGGCGAACCCGAGGCTCATGACCACCCCGGCGATCGCCCCCGCTCGGACCCTCGTTCGCAGCATTCTTGGAGGCTCGTATCAGCCTGCCGGACCGCAAGCCGAGGATCGTGAGGCTACTCTGCCGGGAATTGTCGTGGCAAGGCCACGAAACCTTGCTCAACGGTATGGGTATTGCTAGGTGGTTAAGTCGTCGCGGGCTCCTCGGCGCGAGCGCGTGGAAGGCGGGTCGGTGAATCGGGCGAGATCTTTCTTTGCGAATATTCAGCGGGCGGCGTCGACCCGGGGCACCGCCGTCATGGGTATCTGCAACGTCACACCCGATTCGTTCAGTGATGGTGGCCAGGCCTACGAAGAGAAAGACGCGCGCAACAAGATCGATACGCTCCTGCGCGAAGGGGCCGACATCCTCGACATCGGCGGCGAGTCCACCCGCCCTCGGGCCCCGCTCGTTCCCCCCGACGTTCAGCTCGCCCGGGTGCTCCCCGTGGTTCGCTACGCCGTCGAAAAGGCCGCCGAAGCCGGCGCGTGCGTCTCCGTCGATACATCGAGCGCCGAGGTCGCCCGCGTCTGTCTCGAGGCCGGCGCTTGGGCCATCAACGACGTCTCGTGCCTGCGCGAAGACGCCCTCGCCTCGGAAATCGCACGGGCCGGCGCGGCGTTCATCCTGATGCATGCGCGCGGAAGCCAGGCCGAAATGCACGGGTTCAGCGACTACCGCGGCGCCTACGGCGACGTGGTGACCGACGTCGTGACCGAGTGGCGCGCGGCCGCCGATCGCGCCGTCGCCCGCGGCGTGCCGCGCGACGCGCTCTGGATGGACCCGGGCCTCGGCTTCGCCAAAACGGCGGCGCAAAGCTTGGAGCTTTTGAGGCGCCTTCCGGAAATCGAACGCGGCGCTTCGGCGCCCGTCGTCATCGGCGCGAGCCGCAAATCCTTCCTCAAGGTGGCCGACGCCCAGGCCGAGCCCCAAGAGCGCCTCGGCGCCTCCCTGGCCGCGGCCATCCATGCTGCGGCCCAGGGCGCGCGCGTGGTCCGCGTGCACGACGTGCGCGCCACCCGCCAAGCGTTGGAGCTGATGACCAAGCTCGGCGCGCCCTTCGTCCACGCCCAAACGGGGAGGAGGCCGGCCGATGCTTGAGGGGCTCCTTCACCTGTTCTCCGCGCGCCCGGCGCGCGACATCCTGATCGACATCGTCGATCTGCTGGTGGTGACGTACGTCATCTACCGCGCGCTCATCGTCATGCGCGGCACGCGGGCGATGCAGATGGGGACGGGCCTCGGGGTCATCTTCATCGTCTACGTGGTCGCGCGGTGGCTCAACATCGTCACCCTGTACAACCTGCTCTCGTCGCTGCTCTCGTCGATCATCTTGGTGGTGGTCGTCGTCTTCCAGAACGACATTCGCCGCGCGCTCATGCGGGTGGGCGCGCGCGCCTTCCTCGGCGGCAT contains these protein-coding regions:
- a CDS encoding acyl-CoA dehydrogenase family protein; amino-acid sequence: MKSLFHGVIADNLIVPYPEPLPAETASLHIMLDSVRKYFAQHVDAQKIDREAMVPEHVLRGIKELGLFGLLVPNDYGGIGLSATGYARIMQEVSGLEGSLAVTLGAHQSIGMKGILLFASEELKQKYLPRLATGELVAAFALTEPNAGSDAAAIQTRAEESPDGRYYTLNGSKIWISNGGFADLFTVFARTSPAEHGAKPRITAFVVERGMGVRTGPNEHKLGIRGSSTTEVFFDDVKVPAENVLGEPGRGFKVAMEVLNNGRLGVASGGIGLAKRLIKLSVERARERKAFGRPIGEFGLIKDKIATMMADTFALESMTYLTTGLIDANVADYSVESAICKVYGSEALWRIVNESLQIAAGIGYMQDFPYERHLRDARINLIFEGTNEILRCFIALSGMQGPGRQLVEVARAMREPIKGFGLLSDFAIRKARTALGRERFTRIHPILNREAVVFEEYTTELAKNVDKALRKFGKDIAEMQYTQKRVADVAIDLFAIAAVLSRTTRALEQRGEEGARREIDLTTIFVAAAERRLAENVAAFEKNDDELRKAIADRAYNDGGYPFDIV
- a CDS encoding HDIG domain-containing protein produces the protein MLRTRVRAGAIAGVVMSLGFAVIITFAQVGDALIPQLAPRFGAPTPTTIRVPYASFIQKNAPAVEDAASLIAYEHARVIIPRGTVLDGTNDLHRIGYAFEMTRRPARTIRTAAMFIIHLTLLLLVSAYLRRFGPTRTRLLRTQLGLFGTMAAAFIVAKTILVFTPLSEFWIPVATVPLWCTFAFERRTAFLINMMMGFMASALLLFDLPFLAVLVTRGLAASLLFLNRKHPRQMMLSGLGGGLIAATMYAAIMTVFEGRFSPERELYIGLESPVLGIVGGGLLAGILAHLLRQTAVRAVGSVGRDRLMDLTDLEHPLLRKMAEEAPGSWEHARAMANLAEAAAAAIGADALLTRVGAYYHDLGKTIQPKYFVENLGPGERSPHEDLEPEVSADAIMAHVVQGTKLLRDRGIPEPVVEFAYTHHGTQVIEYFWHKCKSRGNAKNLTEDFFRYPGMRPQTKETAILMLVDSIEAASRTIQPPEKAKFEEMIQRILFTKLKTGQLDESGLTVEDLKILIVKMADTLVAMYHGRIKYPWQEKDERSGGRRASKGALVAAAPLSKPPTSGGSGSGESGKGSSKPN
- the folP gene encoding dihydropteroate synthase — translated: MGICNVTPDSFSDGGQAYEEKDARNKIDTLLREGADILDIGGESTRPRAPLVPPDVQLARVLPVVRYAVEKAAEAGACVSVDTSSAEVARVCLEAGAWAINDVSCLREDALASEIARAGAAFILMHARGSQAEMHGFSDYRGAYGDVVTDVVTEWRAAADRAVARGVPRDALWMDPGLGFAKTAAQSLELLRRLPEIERGASAPVVIGASRKSFLKVADAQAEPQERLGASLAAAIHAAAQGARVVRVHDVRATRQALELMTKLGAPFVHAQTGRRPADA